The Thermococcus henrietii genome segment GGCAACCCTCGCTTATCGGGACGACGAAGGCGACGCCGGGCTTCCAGAGGCGCGGGAGTTCGAGCTTGTCAAGGTTTCTTTCCCGCCAGCCTTCCACGCTGACGAGCTTTCCACCGCGCTCGGCAACGTCAATCGCCTCGGCGATTCTGTCTATGCTCTTAACGCCCAAAATCCCCGAAACGCGCTGGTCTATTGCATCGGGGTTGACGTGGACGAGACAGCCGGTAACGATTACCCTCTTCCCGGAATCGAGGAGCTCCCTAATTCTTTTCGCCATCTTGAGCTCGGTCGGGTCCTTGACTGCACAGGTGTTGACGACGACGTAATCGGCATTCTCCGGAGTCTCGACTAACTCGTAGCCGGATTTCAGGAGCATGGCCTCCATTATCTCGCCGTCTGCCTTGTTCCTTGAGCAACCGTAGCTCTCGACGTGAACTTTAACCATCGGTGGGCGCTCCAAGGAGGGCCTTAAAAAATGTATGGTTCAGATGTATGGTTCAGAAGTGAGAACTCACGTTGGAATAATCAGGGGGAGGTCAGTATGTTTAGTAACACCTCTGAGACGTAAGGACACATCGTTTTAGCTATAATTTTTGCCATCTCGTAGTTGTAGATGGGCTGAAGCGTTGGGTCCTCCATGCGCAGTTTTATCATGGACTCCAAGACCGCGTCACCGTGCTTAAAGTACCATCCCACGGCGTCCCGAATGTAGAGAGACGTTAGTGGGTCCCGATGGCAGGCATTAATTGACTCCAGGGCCTCATGCCTCAGGCGAAGAACCATCCTGACTTTCTCCGCTGGAGTTTTCAGGGTGGCAAAAGTTGAATTGAGGGCCTCAAACTCGTCGAGATGCTCGTCTATCGCGATTGCGTACAGCAGGTGGTAAATGGCGGCTGAATAATAGCCTTTCTCGACTCCTAGGAGCCCCCGCTTTTTGTGGTAATCCTTCCAGTCACACGCCACCTTTAGCATCGTTTCCTCGAATTCGCACGGGACATCAACCCTTGAGAGATTACCCACGAGCGCGTGCACGTTATCTCTAAGCCCAGTGGGATTGTAAGTGCCGAGGGTTAAGTGGTTCATGAGAGCCTCCGAGTCCATCAAAAAGCTCCTAGCGAACTCCAAGTAAGCCACCACCCAACTTCCGAGTATGCTCACGTTCTCAAACTCTTGGGGCGCTGTAGGGTTAGGTGTCTCAGCAAGCTTTTTCAGAAAGTCGCGGGATTGGTTCAGGAAAATCTCAGCCTTGATGAGATTGTCCTCCACCACAAAGCCCGTTATAAGGTAGTCCGTGAAGTTAATCCCGCTTCCCAACGTTTGTTTCCACTTTTCGGCCGTTTTGTTCTGTAATGCTTCCACGCTTTGAAATTGTCCACGGATGTACTCAAGGAACTCCGTACGGTTTGAGAGTACAAGGGTTGAGCCCAAGTAGTCAGCGGCGAGTATTGCACAGCTCCTGCCCTCTGTGAGGGCAGCGTAAAACTGACCCCTGTGTTGATACGAATAGGTCTCGTTAAGGCAGACATTGATGTCTTTTATTTCATCATCTGAGGCATTTAGCTTGAGAAGCATCTCCCTAAGCTCCAGAACCCGCTCAATGGCACGTTCAACGTCTTCGTCATCCACCTTTTGATTCAGATACGCCCAATGAGTGGAATCGTAGCTCAGCTTAAACTTCTCAAGGTCCGTTTGAACCAGGTTAAGGGTGTTGTTGAGCTCTACTTTCTCCCTTACTGCCCTCTCGTGTTGAATATACTTTGAGTAGGCTAAGAACCCGAAAACCACCAGAAAAAGAAGGAAGAGGATCTTCGTTTTCATGATTATCCCCCTTCAATCCTGCCCGGATTGGCATAGTAGACTCTTGTCTTCACAGTTATACGGGCGATTCTTGTTGTTTTTCCAAGAACCGAAGTGGGACCAACACTTTTTCCTTCAGGGAAGATTGGAACGCTGTTGTGGGAGTACTCCGCAACGTATAATGTCGCGCCGCCGCTTATTTCAAATTTATAATCCCCCTCCTCGGGATTTGTTATAATCCACGTTACTCCCATGCCATAATCGGTACCCCTAAATCTAGAGTCTCCGTAGAAGTTAATGGTTATTTTACTAACATCGAAAGCTACATCCCCAGAGGTCTTGATGGTGTAGCTATTTTTCTCACTCTTACCCAGACTTGATACAAGATCTGCAAAGCTTGGTAGTCCCAAGAGTTCAGCCAATTTATCCACAGCCTTTTTGAAGAACTCCGCATATGTATTCTCTAAGTCCGAGTGCCCACACCCGGCATCAACGACAAAAATCCCGTTTCTTCCTGACACCACACCCACATAGGTGTCAGATGATGGCTTAGTGACTCTCACTGAAATCCAGTGACCACTGCTTACAGGGAAATAATTAATGATTCCATCCACTTTTCCACCCACTACCAAGTTTCACCCTTAGGAAAAAGACCTGCGGGAGTGTCACGACACCATCTTGATTAATCACCGCTACCTTCGGGAGATATGTAGAAGCAACCCCAACTTTGCCCACGAAATGGCCATATTGGTAGTATGGACTGGAGTCACTCGCCCTTGTCTCCGGCTTAGCGGCACTGGCTACTCCCCCTATAGAACCCAAAATCAGCAACCCCATCAGCAAACCCAAAAGTTTCCTCCACATTATGGAGTCC includes the following:
- a CDS encoding 1-deoxy-D-xylulose-5-phosphate synthase, encoding MKTKILFLLFLVVFGFLAYSKYIQHERAVREKVELNNTLNLVQTDLEKFKLSYDSTHWAYLNQKVDDEDVERAIERVLELREMLLKLNASDDEIKDINVCLNETYSYQHRGQFYAALTEGRSCAILAADYLGSTLVLSNRTEFLEYIRGQFQSVEALQNKTAEKWKQTLGSGINFTDYLITGFVVEDNLIKAEIFLNQSRDFLKKLAETPNPTAPQEFENVSILGSWVVAYLEFARSFLMDSEALMNHLTLGTYNPTGLRDNVHALVGNLSRVDVPCEFEETMLKVACDWKDYHKKRGLLGVEKGYYSAAIYHLLYAIAIDEHLDEFEALNSTFATLKTPAEKVRMVLRLRHEALESINACHRDPLTSLYIRDAVGWYFKHGDAVLESMIKLRMEDPTLQPIYNYEMAKIIAKTMCPYVSEVLLNILTSP